A single region of the Candidatus Bathyarchaeota archaeon genome encodes:
- the nadE gene encoding NAD(+) synthase, whose translation MHVHIPEDFTKFGDGACDLEPLADCYKTVVKQLAEALGIPKEIIAKPPSPDLWPDHQAKDELGADYELLDLILWGVEHWWTPVDIAEELGVSKDFVEKIFERWRANEHKRRPPLAPKLSYRTVGHDFRIPRMFGNGNQSIFWG comes from the coding sequence TTGCATGTACATATCCCCGAAGACTTTACTAAGTTCGGCGACGGGGCATGTGATTTGGAACCTCTTGCAGACTGCTACAAGACAGTAGTGAAGCAACTTGCGGAGGCCCTAGGAATACCCAAAGAGATCATCGCGAAGCCTCCATCACCAGACCTCTGGCCTGACCATCAAGCAAAGGATGAGTTGGGAGCCGATTATGAATTGCTCGACCTCATTCTGTGGGGCGTTGAACATTGGTGGACTCCTGTAGACATCGCAGAGGAACTTGGGGTCTCCAAAGATTTTGTGGAAAAGATCTTTGAGAGGTGGAGGGCAAATGAACATAAGAGGCGCCCGCCCCTGGCGCCTAAGTTATCCTATAGAACGGTGGGACATGACTTTCGGATACCTCGGATGTTTGGTAATGGCAATCAATCTATATTTTGGGGCTGA
- the nadE gene encoding NAD(+) synthase, with protein MRLKEDLLRLENPFETIECIEYFLRDYVKKTSVEGVVLGMSGGLDSSVTAALCSKAFRDPSKVLGLCMPEEETYNEKNIRDAERVADMFGLEFRIVDVTPTVQVFCKSLNIERASKVVLGNLKTRVRAVTLYWYSNSLNRLVVGTTDKSELMLG; from the coding sequence ATGAGACTGAAAGAAGATCTTCTGAGATTAGAAAATCCATTTGAGACCATAGAATGCATTGAATATTTTCTGCGGGATTATGTTAAGAAGACCTCAGTTGAAGGTGTGGTTCTAGGTATGTCTGGCGGACTTGACTCAAGCGTAACAGCTGCCCTCTGTTCGAAAGCCTTCAGAGATCCAAGCAAGGTTTTGGGTCTATGTATGCCTGAGGAAGAAACATACAATGAGAAAAACATTAGAGACGCTGAGAGGGTTGCTGATATGTTTGGGTTAGAGTTTAGGATTGTAGATGTAACTCCGACGGTTCAGGTCTTCTGTAAGAGTTTAAATATTGAAAGAGCGAGTAAGGTTGTTCTAGGCAACCTTAAAACTAGAGTTCGCGCGGTAACCTTATACTGGTACTCCAACAGCTTGAATCGCCTTGTCGTAGGTACAACTGATAAGAGCGAACTTATGCTCGGATAG
- a CDS encoding carbon-nitrogen hydrolase family protein: MENHIIAIAQITPRLCDKSYNLNLMEQKAIEARKENVEFIIFPELSLTGYLCHDLFYQLSESLDGESVRRVCNIAKQNSMTVIFGMPTKGDVKGVIYNSSVMVGEDGEVKCYNKAYLPTHSVFDEKRYFRPGYEIDCFKSRGCKVGLTICYDIYFPEIYRLLSLKGAEFIICISASPSSRREYFELLTRARAIENGVFLIFVNRVGIENGLHFWGGSHIVGPNGSILAKAPYYEEKLLIFNLDLKELERIRPFIPTLKDVRPEILEAQTLLLRSQNL, encoded by the coding sequence GTGGAAAACCACATAATAGCTATTGCACAGATCACGCCGAGACTCTGCGATAAATCATATAATTTGAATCTGATGGAGCAGAAAGCTATAGAGGCAAGAAAGGAAAATGTTGAATTTATAATTTTTCCTGAGCTGTCTTTGACAGGCTATCTCTGCCATGACCTCTTCTACCAGCTATCTGAAAGCCTAGACGGTGAATCCGTGAGAAGGGTATGTAATATTGCTAAGCAGAACAGTATGACTGTCATATTTGGTATGCCAACCAAAGGAGATGTGAAGGGAGTAATATACAACTCCTCCGTTATGGTAGGCGAAGATGGAGAAGTCAAATGTTATAATAAGGCTTATCTGCCTACTCACTCAGTCTTCGATGAGAAGAGATACTTCAGACCTGGTTATGAGATTGACTGTTTCAAGAGTAGAGGCTGTAAAGTCGGCTTGACTATTTGTTATGATATATACTTCCCCGAGATCTACCGACTACTCTCTCTGAAGGGAGCTGAGTTCATAATATGCATCTCAGCCTCACCCTCCAGCCGTCGTGAATATTTCGAATTGTTAACGAGAGCAAGAGCTATTGAGAATGGCGTCTTCCTCATCTTTGTGAATCGAGTTGGAATTGAGAATGGTTTGCATTTTTGGGGCGGAAGTCATATTGTTGGTCCAAACGGCAGTATTTTAGCAAAAGCTCCTTATTATGAAGAGAAACTTCTTATTTTCAATCTAGATCTGAAGGAATTAGAAAGAATTAGGCCTTTCATTCCGACGTTAAAGGACGTTAGACCTGAAATTTTGGAGGCTCAGACCCTCCTTCTCCGAAGCCAAAATCTTTGA
- a CDS encoding TatD family hydrolase has product MRLVDTHAHIDELENIDSVLERAKRVGVSAIIAVGSNSNSNMKILELSQKYRGLIYPAIGIHPLESETVPDSVIELIESKIDECVAVGEIGLDYGSEIDKSLQKKIFQKMLVIARKHSKPVSLHSRGAWEDVLSCILGHGIVKGVFHWYSGPLEILKKILDSGYYVSATPAVEYSPKHREAIMETPIDALLLETDTPVKYRGIQSEPSHVSKVLTFVAKIKNIPVSKLAEVTTENSHSLFGIDDGGGC; this is encoded by the coding sequence ATGAGGTTAGTTGACACCCACGCTCACATAGATGAGTTGGAGAACATAGATTCCGTATTGGAGAGAGCTAAAAGGGTTGGGGTCTCAGCAATAATAGCTGTAGGCTCAAACTCCAACTCTAACATGAAGATCTTGGAGTTGTCGCAAAAATATAGGGGCCTCATATATCCGGCAATCGGCATACATCCACTTGAATCCGAAACTGTCCCGGATAGCGTGATCGAACTGATAGAGAGTAAGATAGACGAATGTGTAGCAGTTGGAGAAATAGGATTAGATTACGGATCTGAAATAGATAAATCTTTGCAGAAGAAAATCTTCCAAAAAATGTTAGTGATCGCAAGGAAACACAGTAAGCCTGTCTCACTGCATTCAAGAGGAGCTTGGGAGGATGTTCTTTCTTGCATACTCGGCCATGGAATCGTTAAGGGAGTCTTTCACTGGTATAGTGGCCCATTAGAGATCCTTAAGAAAATCCTTGACAGCGGATACTACGTCTCTGCAACTCCTGCTGTAGAGTATAGCCCAAAGCATAGGGAAGCTATTATGGAGACCCCTATCGACGCTCTCCTACTGGAGACCGACACTCCAGTGAAGTATAGAGGTATCCAAAGCGAACCAAGCCATGTTTCGAAGGTGCTGACTTTCGTTGCTAAGATAAAGAATATTCCGGTGAGTAAGTTGGCTGAAGTGACCACTGAGAATTCGCATAGTCTATTCGGCATAGATGATGGGGGTGGATGTTAA